A stretch of Dehalococcoidales bacterium DNA encodes these proteins:
- a CDS encoding 4Fe-4S dicluster domain-containing protein gives MSEIEDKRGRSEQSKSLPAGPRSTTGTGKLIPVYVMGKQYMVPETLTIMKAMEYAGFKFIRGCGCRGGICGACATVYRKEGEYKLRVGLACQTVVEPNMYLTQIPFYPANRARYDFSKLTSAPEEIYKLYPELFRCIACNLCTKACPMDVQMMDVISALKQGDIARAAMLSFSCIQCGLCASRCMGELPQYHIAQLARRIYGSKIVPRAEHLGRAVKAINEGRHEEWLRMLMKMSEEELHSRYQEREMEPPMAGEDWVPVNAEYL, from the coding sequence ATGAGTGAGATAGAAGACAAACGGGGCCGGAGTGAGCAGAGCAAAAGCCTGCCGGCCGGACCTCGGAGTACCACCGGAACCGGTAAGCTGATTCCGGTATACGTCATGGGCAAGCAGTACATGGTCCCGGAGACGCTGACCATTATGAAAGCCATGGAGTACGCCGGGTTCAAATTTATCCGTGGCTGCGGCTGCCGGGGTGGTATCTGCGGGGCCTGTGCCACAGTGTACCGTAAGGAAGGTGAGTATAAGCTTCGCGTTGGGCTTGCCTGCCAGACGGTAGTCGAACCGAACATGTACCTGACACAAATCCCGTTCTATCCGGCAAATCGCGCTCGTTACGACTTCTCCAAACTTACGTCGGCCCCGGAAGAGATATACAAGCTCTACCCGGAGCTGTTCCGCTGCATTGCCTGCAACCTCTGCACCAAAGCCTGTCCGATGGATGTTCAGATGATGGACGTTATCTCCGCACTCAAGCAAGGGGATATTGCCAGGGCAGCCATGCTTTCGTTTAGCTGTATCCAGTGTGGCCTGTGTGCCAGTCGGTGCATGGGTGAACTACCCCAGTATCATATCGCCCAGCTGGCCAGGAGGATATACGGGAGTAAAATTGTTCCCCGAGCCGAACACCTGGGCCGGGCAGTCAAAGCTATTAACGAAGGCAGACATGAGGAATGGTTGAGAATGCTCATGAAGATGAGCGAAGAGGAACTACACAGTAGATACCAGGAGCGTGAGATGGAACCCCCAATGGCCGGTGAAGACTGGGTCCCGGTCAATGCTGAATACCTCTAG
- a CDS encoding FAD-binding protein, protein MSYTPELQELIKAVEKTRPERIARKQRGEEFSAMSLEERDAILKKYHPDHQPTGRRALKVGPNKGYIVPDEFADIFEARSRVDPDIVDLSNPSIDTDVLIIGGGGAGTAAALLADEEGAQIVIATKLRHGDANTMMAEGGIQAASKTEKDSPYFHYLDVMGGGHFKCVPELVYTLVTQAPDVLQWLEKLGMMFDKYPDGRLNSMHGGGTSRKRMHSSGDITGAEIMRTIRDEARNRENITVMEFVPAVELLLDEHGHCAGALLYNLETEEYIVVRAKATILAAGGSGRLHIRGFMTTNHYGATADGLVMGYRAGVEVSFLHTVQYHPTGAVFPEQVEGLLITEKFRGAGANMVNIQGNQFVNEREPRDVESAAFIRECLERKLGVPTPAGRLGIWLDSPMIDALSGEGTVEREFPGKSILFRRQGIDISKEPMLVYPTLHYQNGGLKIDSDCRTSIPGLLAAGEVTGGIHGENRLMGNSLLDVLVFGRIAGSNAATFARENAAKGKLTLDHVRDFHRELETAGAADSRVAPMLLPDYTDPEVRKKQLTSHYLGTLR, encoded by the coding sequence ATGTCATACACACCGGAACTGCAAGAACTCATAAAGGCCGTAGAAAAAACCAGACCGGAAAGGATAGCCAGGAAGCAGCGGGGAGAGGAATTCTCCGCGATGTCCCTTGAGGAGCGTGATGCAATCCTCAAGAAGTACCACCCGGACCACCAGCCAACCGGTCGGCGGGCTTTGAAGGTGGGGCCTAACAAGGGCTACATTGTGCCGGATGAGTTTGCCGATATCTTTGAAGCCAGGAGCCGGGTCGACCCGGACATAGTGGACCTGTCGAATCCATCTATCGATACCGATGTCCTCATTATCGGGGGAGGGGGAGCCGGCACAGCAGCCGCACTTCTTGCTGATGAGGAGGGAGCGCAGATAGTCATTGCTACCAAACTCCGTCATGGTGACGCCAATACCATGATGGCGGAGGGCGGCATCCAGGCGGCATCCAAAACGGAAAAGGACTCTCCTTATTTCCACTACCTGGACGTAATGGGTGGCGGCCACTTCAAATGCGTCCCGGAGCTGGTGTACACACTGGTTACTCAGGCACCCGATGTTCTACAGTGGCTGGAAAAGCTGGGGATGATGTTCGACAAATACCCTGACGGCAGGTTGAACTCCATGCACGGCGGTGGTACCAGCCGGAAGAGAATGCACTCTTCCGGAGACATCACCGGCGCCGAGATTATGCGCACAATACGGGACGAAGCGCGCAATCGTGAGAACATCACGGTGATGGAGTTTGTTCCTGCGGTGGAGTTGCTGTTGGACGAACACGGGCACTGTGCCGGCGCCCTGCTCTACAACCTGGAAACCGAGGAGTATATTGTGGTCAGGGCCAAAGCCACAATACTGGCTGCCGGTGGTAGCGGTCGATTACATATCCGGGGATTCATGACTACCAACCATTACGGGGCTACGGCGGACGGTCTCGTTATGGGCTACCGGGCTGGTGTAGAGGTATCTTTCCTGCATACCGTCCAGTACCATCCTACCGGAGCAGTGTTCCCGGAGCAGGTAGAAGGCCTGCTGATTACCGAGAAGTTCCGTGGCGCGGGCGCGAACATGGTGAACATCCAGGGCAACCAGTTCGTCAACGAGCGAGAGCCACGGGACGTGGAATCTGCCGCCTTCATCAGGGAGTGTCTGGAGAGGAAGTTGGGAGTTCCTACGCCTGCGGGCCGGCTGGGTATCTGGCTGGACTCACCGATGATTGATGCCCTGTCCGGAGAAGGTACCGTGGAGAGAGAGTTCCCGGGTAAGTCCATTCTCTTTCGGAGGCAGGGGATAGATATCTCAAAGGAGCCGATGCTGGTCTACCCCACGCTTCACTATCAGAACGGCGGGTTAAAGATAGATTCCGATTGTCGCACATCCATCCCCGGACTTCTGGCCGCCGGTGAAGTCACCGGTGGAATCCATGGTGAGAACCGCCTGATGGGTAATTCCCTGCTTGACGTGCTCGTTTTCGGGAGAATAGCCGGGAGTAACGCCGCCACTTTCGCCCGCGAAAATGCTGCTAAAGGCAAACTGACCCTTGACCACGTCCGTGACTTTCATCGGGAGTTAGAGACAGCAGGCGCGGCCGACAGCAGGGTAGCCCCGATGCTCCTTCCTGATTACACCGACCCCGAGGTACGCAAGAAACAGCTCACCAGCCATTATCTGGGCACTCTGAGATAA
- a CDS encoding sulfite exporter TauE/SafE family protein, whose product MHSLDIFSLQWFLALAAVLIAALVRGTAGFGLALVLAPILLFILEPKSVVVVSLILGVLSHIMVLGSSFRGLDLRRILSMIAGSLMGIPLGVLVITAISPSALKVLIGAVIVFFAVPLAIGFSRTFQREKPIAVVAGFLSGILNSSTSLGGPPVVLFMHNQKWPKEVIHPSLAAYFLVASLFTLLGLFIAGLVDIPLVVTAVSLAPAMLVGVGIGMLAFRKINEHFFRMLSIAIVFCSGILAILSGLGIFH is encoded by the coding sequence ATGCATTCTCTGGATATCTTCAGCCTTCAGTGGTTTCTCGCCCTGGCCGCGGTTCTCATCGCTGCCCTTGTTCGTGGGACAGCAGGGTTTGGCCTAGCCCTTGTTCTGGCGCCGATTCTTCTCTTTATTCTCGAACCTAAGTCCGTGGTCGTTGTCAGCCTGATTCTTGGTGTGCTCAGCCATATCATGGTCCTGGGTTCTTCATTCAGAGGATTGGACCTGAGAAGGATTCTTTCCATGATTGCCGGTAGCCTGATGGGTATCCCTCTGGGAGTGCTGGTGATAACGGCCATCAGCCCTTCCGCACTGAAGGTCCTCATCGGAGCAGTAATCGTGTTTTTCGCCGTACCTCTTGCCATCGGTTTCTCCAGAACCTTCCAGAGAGAGAAACCAATTGCCGTGGTCGCCGGTTTCCTCAGTGGCATTCTCAACAGCTCAACCAGCCTGGGAGGTCCACCGGTTGTTCTTTTCATGCATAACCAGAAGTGGCCCAAGGAGGTGATTCACCCCAGCCTGGCTGCGTACTTCCTCGTTGCCTCCCTGTTCACACTGTTAGGCCTTTTCATTGCCGGGCTGGTAGATATCCCTTTGGTTGTAACCGCAGTGTCTCTTGCGCCCGCGATGTTGGTCGGTGTCGGCATTGGAATGCTGGCATTTCGCAAAATAAACGAACATTTCTTCAGGATGCTCTCGATAGCCATTGTTTTCTGCTCCGGAATACTGGCAATCCTGTCCGGACTGGGCATCTTCCACTGA
- a CDS encoding tetratricopeptide repeat protein, which yields MIQRGIILFMVMSLVIMGILTSCSAPPEGSAVWYFDRAYEMAAKGRFEEAVSEYTLAIDVDPAMARAYINRAAAYASLEKYDQSIADCTKAISLDSELALAYTNRAYAYNAQGKYELAVADCARAIEIDRSIAEAYINRAGAYIGLGKSHLAVADSNKALEINPNRALAFFHRALAYKDMGMKDEAIADFEKFITMTSDPVLSETATHEIDQLTGEKEQSP from the coding sequence ATGATTCAACGCGGCATCATCCTCTTCATGGTAATGTCGCTTGTTATTATGGGCATACTCACAAGCTGCTCGGCTCCACCGGAAGGTTCCGCAGTGTGGTATTTTGACCGGGCTTATGAAATGGCTGCTAAAGGGCGCTTTGAAGAGGCAGTAAGTGAGTATACCTTGGCCATCGATGTCGACCCCGCCATGGCCAGGGCCTACATCAACCGAGCGGCTGCCTATGCCAGCCTGGAGAAGTATGACCAGTCCATAGCCGACTGCACCAAAGCCATCTCTCTTGATTCAGAACTGGCTCTTGCTTACACCAATCGCGCCTACGCCTACAACGCCCAGGGTAAGTATGAACTGGCTGTAGCCGACTGTGCAAGGGCTATTGAGATTGACCGCAGCATCGCCGAGGCGTATATCAACCGGGCTGGAGCCTACATCGGTCTCGGCAAATCGCACCTTGCAGTGGCCGACAGCAACAAGGCCCTGGAAATCAACCCTAACCGGGCCCTGGCATTCTTCCACCGTGCTCTTGCCTACAAGGACATGGGAATGAAGGACGAGGCAATAGCAGATTTCGAGAAGTTCATTACCATGACCAGTGACCCGGTGTTGAGTGAGACTGCCACCCACGAGATAGACCAACTTACCGGGGAAAAAGAACAGTCCCCATAG
- a CDS encoding C-GCAxxG-C-C family protein: MPFKMSLEEALERGLEHMHGGFHUGPSVLQVMWEAEELGPEDVLWASTAFNGGIAGQQKAPCGAVSAAAVCLGLRHRCPISDKERANEARETARRDARLFVSRFLDEFGSIACGELLGIDFSLPEGYRKFRDSEIWRDKCDNYVKFAIRQLYELAGP; encoded by the coding sequence ATGCCATTTAAGATGTCACTTGAAGAAGCCCTGGAGCGGGGGCTTGAGCACATGCATGGAGGCTTTCACTGAGGGCCCAGCGTCCTGCAAGTTATGTGGGAAGCAGAAGAACTTGGTCCGGAGGACGTGCTCTGGGCATCCACCGCCTTTAACGGCGGCATCGCCGGACAGCAAAAGGCTCCATGCGGTGCCGTTTCAGCAGCAGCGGTCTGTCTGGGACTACGCCACCGCTGCCCTATCAGTGATAAGGAACGAGCTAACGAGGCCCGTGAGACCGCTCGTCGTGATGCCAGACTCTTCGTCTCAAGATTCCTGGATGAGTTTGGCTCAATAGCTTGCGGTGAGTTACTGGGTATTGATTTTTCATTGCCGGAAGGGTACCGTAAGTTCCGCGACTCGGAGATATGGCGTGATAAGTGTGATAATTATGTCAAGTTCGCCATCCGGCAGCTCTACGAACTGGCCGGGCCCTAG